In a genomic window of uncultured Flavobacterium sp.:
- a CDS encoding glutaminyl-peptide cyclotransferase, which yields MKKYNFLAVILLGITLVGCGDKNKGENSLFNIDDSAFPAHFLPQESISIGILNPNSKEIDSVAYFINDKKVGSTKGAEKFNFPLKDQKLGYQYLKATIYFGSDSSDATKRVELVSNVEPKLLKYKVINTYPHDKKSFTEGLEFHNDTLYESTGQEGASYLRKYDYKTGKIFKQIDLDKKYFGEGITFINGKLFQLTWQNKTGFIYDAKTLKLEKTFAYDKDIEGWGMTNDGKYIYQTDKTEKIWKMDPSTQKMIDYINVYSETSKIKAVNELEWINGKIYTNVWFKDAIAVVNPASGAVEGILNMSDLRKSMTDVTTEDVLNGIAYNPKTKTIFVTGKNWSKMFEITVSE from the coding sequence ATGAAAAAATATAACTTCCTAGCTGTCATTTTATTAGGAATCACATTAGTTGGATGTGGAGATAAAAATAAAGGTGAAAATTCTTTATTTAATATCGATGACTCTGCTTTTCCTGCGCATTTTTTACCTCAAGAATCAATTTCTATCGGAATTTTAAACCCAAATTCGAAAGAAATTGACAGTGTTGCCTACTTTATAAATGACAAAAAAGTGGGAAGTACAAAAGGAGCTGAAAAATTTAATTTTCCTCTAAAAGATCAAAAATTAGGTTACCAATACTTAAAAGCAACTATTTATTTTGGTTCTGATTCTTCTGACGCAACTAAACGTGTTGAGTTGGTTTCGAACGTTGAACCTAAATTATTAAAATACAAAGTGATCAATACCTATCCGCATGATAAAAAATCGTTTACCGAAGGATTGGAATTTCACAATGATACCTTATATGAAAGTACAGGACAAGAAGGCGCTTCATATCTAAGAAAATACGACTATAAGACAGGTAAAATTTTCAAACAAATTGATCTTGATAAAAAATACTTTGGTGAAGGAATTACTTTTATCAACGGAAAATTATTTCAATTGACCTGGCAAAATAAAACTGGATTTATCTATGATGCCAAAACTCTTAAACTGGAAAAAACGTTTGCCTATGACAAAGACATTGAAGGTTGGGGAATGACAAATGATGGTAAATACATTTATCAAACTGATAAAACGGAGAAAATCTGGAAAATGGATCCTTCAACTCAAAAAATGATCGATTACATTAATGTTTATTCAGAAACTTCAAAAATCAAAGCCGTAAACGAATTAGAATGGATTAATGGTAAAATCTATACTAATGTTTGGTTTAAGGATGCAATTGCAGTTGTGAACCCAGCTTCTGGCGCAGTTGAAGGAATTTTAAACATGTCAGATTTACGCAAATCTATGACCGATGTCACCACAGAAGATGTTTTAAATGGAATTGCTTACAATCCTAAAACTAAAACCATTTTTGTAACCGGTAAAAATTGGAGCAAAATGTTTGAAATAACAGTTTCGGAATAA
- the hutI gene encoding imidazolonepropionase gives MTTLITNIKELLQVRETSISKVSGAEMAELPTIKNAFLLIKDDLIADFGSMDNVAEIKADKIIDATGQIILPSWCDSHTHIVYAGNREQEFADRINGFSYEEIANRGGGILNSAKKLNETSEEEIYEQSKLRLEEVMHLGTGAVEIKSGYGLTIEGELKMLRVIKKLAENYPITIKATFLGAHAFPLHYKENKAGYIDEIITKMLPEIAQDKLADFVDVFCETGYFSVEETEKIMDAGIKFGLKPKIHVNQFNSIGGIQAGIKFNALSVDHLEIMNPEDIEALKGTETMPVALPSCSYFLSIPYTPAREMIKAGLPLALATDFNPGSTPSGNMNFVVATACIKMKMTPEEAINAATINGAYAMRISETHGSITKGKKANLILTKPISSYYQIPYAFGSNLIESVFLDGKIVE, from the coding sequence ATGACAACTCTTATAACAAATATAAAAGAACTTCTTCAGGTTCGTGAAACTTCAATTTCTAAAGTTTCAGGAGCCGAAATGGCAGAACTTCCAACCATTAAAAATGCTTTTTTACTTATAAAAGATGATCTTATTGCAGATTTTGGATCAATGGATAATGTGGCAGAAATTAAAGCTGACAAAATTATCGATGCAACAGGCCAAATTATACTTCCATCTTGGTGCGACAGCCACACACACATTGTTTATGCCGGTAATCGCGAACAGGAATTTGCGGATAGAATCAATGGATTTTCATACGAAGAAATTGCTAATCGCGGTGGCGGAATTTTAAATTCGGCTAAAAAACTCAACGAAACTTCAGAAGAAGAAATCTATGAGCAGTCAAAACTTCGCTTAGAAGAAGTTATGCATTTAGGAACGGGAGCTGTCGAAATTAAATCTGGTTACGGATTAACAATTGAAGGTGAATTGAAAATGCTTCGCGTAATTAAAAAACTGGCCGAAAATTATCCAATTACTATAAAAGCTACTTTTCTGGGTGCGCATGCTTTTCCATTACATTACAAAGAAAATAAAGCAGGTTATATTGACGAAATCATAACCAAAATGTTACCCGAAATTGCTCAGGACAAACTAGCTGATTTTGTTGATGTATTTTGCGAAACTGGCTATTTTTCTGTCGAAGAAACCGAAAAAATAATGGATGCGGGAATAAAATTCGGCTTAAAGCCAAAAATCCACGTAAATCAATTTAATTCTATCGGAGGAATACAAGCCGGAATCAAATTTAACGCTCTTTCTGTCGATCATCTTGAAATTATGAACCCGGAAGACATTGAAGCCTTAAAAGGTACCGAAACAATGCCTGTAGCATTACCATCTTGTTCTTATTTTTTGAGCATTCCGTATACTCCTGCTCGCGAAATGATAAAAGCAGGTTTACCATTAGCTTTAGCAACTGATTTTAACCCCGGTTCTACTCCATCAGGAAATATGAATTTTGTAGTCGCAACAGCTTGTATCAAAATGAAAATGACGCCGGAAGAAGCCATAAATGCTGCAACTATTAATGGAGCTTATGCAATGAGAATCTCAGAAACTCACGGAAGTATTACGAAAGGTAAAAAAGCCAATTTAATCCTTACAAAACCAATTTCGTCTTACTATCAAATTCCTTATGCATTTGGCAGTAATTTAATTGAAAGCGTTTTTCTAGACGG